A region from the Manihot esculenta cultivar AM560-2 chromosome 13, M.esculenta_v8, whole genome shotgun sequence genome encodes:
- the LOC110607752 gene encoding transcription factor MYB101 produces the protein MISNGGAAKETGLSGQKATNQSLKKGPWTATEDAVLIDYVKKHGEGNWNSVQKNSGLMRCGKSCRLRWANHLRPNLKKGSFTPEEERIIIELHAKLGNKWARMASQLPGRTDNEIKNFWNTRMKRRQRAGLPIYPQEFQEETIPFHIKNQIQHQHQEQNHPNVTNPSSSSFSSLFPSPRKASYNPSLTLLDPINFSPALDPLNNNLTRSFYSNPAVQFKSFPDNNASNCGLALPLSSYGRSPSSITGFNQNFPAQSIPMTPPSLHYSTSDFETNMSFTSLIMGAQVEPNELFPGLGSEIPSDQTPPRPNTPFSSNTSGGVCVREESSKNTDNDSETVVPEMMHDNRNSGLLDALLLESQNLSRKEGKLTGENSLVATDQKGKRVVDESAEEEEETEKEAAKRVKLSAMNGSENSGENNCCDDLSSSQSSIGVKPNEEPMDEMNSMDDDLLSLLDNFPTTTPLPEWYRSRNIASGLSSSTVVEGGEVEAEQEASLAGGETTDETPNVDWAFGSSYWNNMPGIC, from the exons ATGATCAGCAACGGAGGAGCTGCCAAGGAGACCGGGCTCTCTGGTCAGAAAGCCACCAACCAAAGCCTCAAGAAGGGCCCTTGGACCGCCACAGAGGATGCTGTCTTGATAGACTACGTGAAGAAACATGGAGAAGGGAACTGGAATTCTGTGCAAAAGAATTCTGGTTTGATGAGGTGTGGTAAGAGTTGTAGGCTCAGATGGGCAAACCATCTGAGACCTAATCTCAAGAAAGGTTCTTTTACTCCTGAGGAGGAGAGGATCATCATCGAGCTTCACGCCAAGCTCGGTAACAAATGGGCTCGCATGGCCTCTCAG TTACCTGGAAGAACAGACAACGAGATCAAGAATTTCTGGAACACCAGAATGAAGAGACGCCAGAGAGCTGGTTTGCCCATTTACCCACAAGAATTCCAAGAAGAAACCATCCCATTTCACATAAAAAACCAGATCCAGCACCAACACCAAGAACAAAACCACCCCAACGTCACCAACCCTTCCTCTTCTTCATtctcttccctttttccctcACCTCGTAAGGCTTCCTATAATCCCTCCCTTACCCTTCTTGACCCAATTAATTTCTCGCCTGCATTAGATCCGTTGAACAACAATCTCACTCGGTCATTTTACTCCAACCCTGCTGTCCAATTCAAGTCATTTCCTGACAACAACGCCAGTAACTGTGGTTTAGCTTTGCCTTTGTCTTCATATGGGCGCTCGCCTTCTTCTATAACTGGGTTTAATCAAAACTTTCCAGCCCAATCAATCCCAATGACACCTCCATCGCTCCATTACAGTACTTCAGATTTTGAAACTAACATGAGTTTTACTTCACTGATAATGGGAGCTCAGGTTGAACCAAATGAACTTTTTCCTGGTTTGGGGTCCGAGATTCCTTCCGACCAAACCCCACCTCGTCCGAATACTCCTTTCTCATCCAACACTAGCGGTGGCGTTTGTGTTCGAGAGGAATCGAGTAAGAACACTGACAACGACAGTGAAACCGTCGTCCCAGAGATGATGCACGATAATAGGAATAGTGGTTTGTTGGATGCTTTGTTGCTTGAATCTCAGAATCTGTCTCGCAAAGAAGGAAAATTGACTGGTGAGAATTCGTTAGTAGCAACTGATCAGAAAGGGAAAAGGGTGGTGGATGAGTCtgcagaggaagaggaggagacGGAGAAGGAAGCTGCTAAGCGTGTTAAACTTTCGGCAATGAACGGTAGTGAGAACTCTGGTGAAAACAACTGCTGTGATGATTTGAGCTCTTCTCAATCATCAATAG GGGTGAAACCAAATGAGGAACCAATGGATGAAATGAATTCCATGGATGATGATTTATTGAGCTTGCTTGACAACTTTCCGACGACAACACCACTCCCAGAATGGTACCGGAGTAGAAATATTGCCAGTGGATTATCATCCAGCACAGTAGTTGAAGGTGGAGAAGTTGAAGCTGAGCAAGAAGCATCACTGGCCGGTGGCGAAACCACAGATGAGACACCAAACGTTGACTGGGCCTTTGGTTCCTCATACTGGAATAACATGCCAGGCATTTGCTGA